One segment of Triticum aestivum cultivar Chinese Spring chromosome 2A, IWGSC CS RefSeq v2.1, whole genome shotgun sequence DNA contains the following:
- the LOC123189646 gene encoding protein NLP2, with amino-acid sequence MDVPLPSQSNRAGCNGSVGSPSDDPYGVTAMMNFDGYSELCGSPSLADQLFSLLNDSSTHQMFAMWSSLGSSPRASGVSEDMQLDAYSSVPGDQKVDLVSSVNPAETGTGRMAKSSGDLGSDGDPEQGSTSLVPRPIAGNLLADRMLMALSLFRKSLGGGILAQVWMPVEQEGHVVLSTCEQPFLLDQALAGYREVSRHFVFSAKEETGLQPGLPGRVFISGVPEWTSNVLYYSKPEYLRMEYALHHEVRGSLAMPIYDPSKGSCCAVLELITKKEKPDFDAEMNNLRHALQAVNLETAKDCIDQKVYSANQKAAFTEILDVLRAICHAHMLPLALTWVPSSNGSDGGYVGHDSVLDSQSGKAILRIHESACYVNDAKMQGFFHACTETHLEKGQGIAGRALKSNLPFFSPNIREYGIKDYPLAHHARKFGLHAAVAIRLRSTYTGDDDYILEFFLPINCTGSEEQQMLLNNLSSTMQRICKSLRTVSEAEVDKVDACTAVMYKATSGSCLPTGQSWSSSHGDQPATEEAFQDLSLIDKQGDMSEQAQSSSMRLAEKKRSTAEKNIGMDVLRKYFSGSLKDAAKSLGVCPTTLKRICRTHGISRWPSRKINKVNRSLKKIQTVINSVHGVDSSLQYDPATGSLVPAVSLPEKTSFPSCDAVSSPSVGKTVDEKSGPKSEQGYSSPEGWERDSCQLQRSDAQKGEGGEFHMQTTNYSGSGDHGSYGPNITHHISSEGTQGPLYPTGAVSALHDKETGCIEPLPCVLPSIKTTRDQIVGRNSPPMQQADIDMFDDREGREHTHPSTSGMTDSSSGSASSHPTFKKNPARPLKDKSSPALTVKATYNGDTVRFKFLPSMGWYHLLEEIAKRFKLLTGVFQLKYKDDEDEWVIMANDSDLQECVDVMDSMGTRNVKLQVRDLPCLISSSGSSSCLQLEGHNS; translated from the exons ATGGATGTGCCTCTGCCTTCACAGTCCAACCGTGCTGGATGCAATGGAAGCGTCGGCAGCCCGTCGGATGATCCATATGGCGTTACGGCCATGATGAACTTTGATGGGTACTCAGAGCTCTGCGGCAGCCCTTCGTTAGCTGACCAGCTGTTCTCGTTGCTGAACGACTCGTCCACACACCAGATGTTTGCTATGTGGTCATCCTTGGGATCTTCGCCGCGTGCTTCTGGTGTCAGTGAAGATATGCAGCTCGATGCCTATTCCAGTGTACCCGGGGATCAAAAGGTTGATTTGGTATCTTCGGTGAATCCAGCTGAAACTGGGACCGGGAGAATGGCCAAGAGTTCAGGCGACCTTGGCTCAGATGGTGATCCCGAACAAGGAAGTACTAGCTTGGTTCCCAGGCCTATTGCCGGCAACTTACTCGCTGACAGGATGCTCATGGCTCTGTCTTTGTTCAGGAAGTCACTTGGCGGCGGCATTCTTGCGCAGGTCTGGATGCCTGTTGAGCAGGAGGGGCATGTCGTGCTTAGTACATGTGAACAGCCGTTTCTGCTTGACCAAGCTCTTGCTGGGTACAGAGAAGTATCCAGGCATTTTGTGTTCTCTGCTAAGGAGGAGACTGGCCTTCAACCAGGGCTTCCAGGGAGGGTCTTCATCTCCGGTGTGCCAGAATGGACCTCAAATGTGCTCTACTACAGCAAGCCAGAGTATTTGAGGATGGAGTATGCTCTTCACCATGAAGTTCGAGGATCACTTGCAATGCCGATATATGACCCTAGCAAGGGCTCTTGCTGTGCGGTGCTTGAGCTTATCACAAAGAAGGAGAAACCTGACTTCGATGCAGAAATGAACAACCTTCGCCATGCATTGCAG GCTGTGAACTTGGAGACAGCAAAAGATTGTATCGATCAGAAG GTTTATTCAGCAAATCAGAAAGCCGCCTTCACTGAGATTTTGGATGTTCTAAGAGCTATTTGCCATGCACACATGCTTCCGTTGGCCCTTACATGGGTCCCTTCATCAAATGGTAGTGATGGTGGTTATGTTGGACATGATAGTGTCCTTGATTCTCAGTCAGGGAAAGCGATACTCCGCATCCATGAATCAGCGTGTTATGTTAATGATGCAAAGATGCAAGGTTTTTTTCATGCATGCACTGAAACTCACCTTGAGAAAGGGCAAGGTATTGCAGGCCGAGCACTCAAGTCCAATCTGCCGTTCTTCTCTCCTAATATAAGAGAATACGGAATTAAGGATTACCCACTCGCACACCATGCTCGTAAGTTTGGTCTGCATGCTGCTGTAGCAATCCGGCTAAGGAGCACATACACTGGTGATGATGACTACATACTAGAATTCTTTCTACCAATCAACTGCACAGGCAGTGAAGAACAACAGATGTTATTGAATAACCTGTCCAGTACTATGCAAAGAATATGCAAAAGTTTGCGAACAGTTTCTGAAGCAGAGGTTGATAAAGTTGACGCTTGTACTGCAGTAATGTATAAGGCAACCAGTGGAAGTTGCTTGCCTACTGGTCAGTCTTGGAGTTCTTCACATGGTGATCAACCTGCCACAGAAGAGGCATTCCAGGATCTATCTTTAATTGATAAGCAAGGGGACATGTCCGAGCAG GCACAGTCTAGTTCAATGCGACTTGCGGAGAAAAAGCGCAGTACAGCGgagaagaatattggcatggatgTTCTCCGTAAGTACTTTTCTGGGAGCCTAAAGGATGCTGCAAAGAGCCTCGGTG TTTGTCCAACAACCTTGAAACGGATATGCCGCACACATGGAATTTCGCGATGGCCATCTCGCAAGATAAACAAGGTCAACCGTTCGTTAAAGAAGATCCAAACTGTCATTAACTCTGTCCATGGAGTGGACAGCTCTTTGCAGTATGATCCAGCTACTGGATCTCTTGTTCCAGCAGTTTCTCTGCCAGAGAAGACTTCATTCCCTTCATGTGATGCTGTGTCTAGTCCATCTGTTGGGAAAACTGTGGATGAAAAATCTGGCCCAAAATCTGAGCAAGGGTATTCGTCACCTGAAGGATGGGAAAGAGATAGCTGTCAGTTGCAGCGCTCTGATGCGCAGAAAGGGGAAGGCGGTGAATTTCACATGCAGACAACTAACTATAGTGGCAGTGGTGATCACGGCTCTTATGGTCCGAATATCACACATCATATTAGTTCTGAAGGAACACAAGGACCATTATATCCCACTGGTGCTGTTAGTGCTTTACATGACAAAGAAACAGGTTGCATCGAACCTTTGCCCTGTGTCCTCCCAAGCATCAAGACTACCAGGGACCAAATAGTGGGAAGGAACTCACCACCCATGCAACAAGCAGATATTGATATGTTTGATGATCGCGAAGGCAGGGAGCATACTCATCCTTCTACCTCTGGTATGACAGACTCTTCTAGCGGCAGTGCATCAAGCCACCCTACATTCAAGAAGAACCCAGCACGCCCACTTAAGGACAAGAGCAGCCCTGCACTTACGGTCAAGGCGACGTACAATGGAGACACCGTGCGGTTCAAGTTCTTGCCATCGATGGGCTGGTACCACCTGCTGGAAGAAATAGCCAAGAGGTTCAAGCTGTTGACCGGGGTGTTCCAGCTCAAGTACAAGGATGACGAGGACGAGTGGGTCATCATGGCGAACGACTCCGATCTCCAGGAGTGCGTCGACGTCATGGACTCGATGGGCACGCGCAACGTGAAGCTCCAGGTCCGGGATCTCCCGTGCCTCATCAGCAGCTCGGGCAGCAGCA